The stretch of DNA gtagcttctgaacattaattttacacatttaagattattaactttcttcatcttactgtaaatgacataaagccataaccgcagtgcatttggaagatttccaaaatcttatatttaggtataaagtcgattttcttgtatatacgcatttagaggtcgatattgagtagcttttctATTCAATAACTCTacgtatttaagatgattaactttcttcatcctactgaagttgacataaagccataacggcagggcatttggaagaattcaaagatcttatatttatgtataaagtcgactcTCTTGTATATCCTtaacagcaatgcatttggaagaattccaaaatcttatatttagatataaagtcgattttcttgtatatacgcatttagcagtagatactgagtagcttctactcattaactttacatattacagctaattatttttttacatcttactgaagttgacataaagccataacggcagtgcatttggaagaattcaaaaatcttatatttacatatgtataaattcgattttattgtatatacacatttagcaatcgctatagtgttgctttaaatcattaacttcacatattttagataacaaaccttcttcatctaattgaagttgacattaggccataacggcagtgcatttggaagatttccataacctaatatttagatataaagtcgattttcttgtatatacgcatttagcaatcgatattgagttgcctcaaatcattagcttcacatatttaagtttattaactttcttcatcttactgaagttgacataaagccataacggcagtgctttggaagaattccataacctcatatttagatataaagtcgctcttcttgtatatacagattttgcaATCGTTATTGCgatgcttcaaaccattagcttcacatatttaagttaattaactttcttcatcttactgaagttgacataaagccataaaggcagtgcatttggaagaactcaaaaatcttttatgtatgtataaagtcgattttcttgtatattcatatttaacaatatatattgagttgcctcaaatcattagcttcacatatttaagtgaattaactttcttcatcttaccgaagtggacataaagccataacggcagggcatttggaagaattctaaaatcttatattaaagtataaattcgattttattgtatatacacatttagcaatcgatatggtgttgctttaaatcagtaacttcacatattttagatAAGAAACCTTCTTGAATTCTTCTTCTAATTGAAGTGGACGAaaatccataacggcattgcatttggaagaattctaaaattttatattaaagtataatatcgattttcttgtatatacgcatttagcaatcgattttgcatggcttaaaattaataacttcacgtatttaagttagttgacataaagccataatggcagtgcatttggaagaattccataatcttatatttatatataaagtcgattttcttgtatatatgcctctagcagtcgatattgcgcAGCttcttctattcattaactttacatatttaagatgattaactttcttcatcttactgaagttggcataaagccatatcgacagtgcatttagcagaattctaaaatcttatattaaagtataaagtcaattttcttgtaaatacgaATTTAGCAACcgattttgcattgcttcaaatcattaacttcacatatttaagttaattgactttcttcatcttaccgaagttgacataaagccataacggcagtgcatttggaagaattcaaaaatcttatatttatgtataaattcgattttattgtatatacacatttagcaatcgatatggtgttgctttaaatcagtaacttcacatattttagatatcaaaccttcttcatataattggagttgacatagagccataacggcagtgctttaaaagaattccataacctcatatttatgcagatataaagtcgattttcttgcatatatgtatttagcaatcgatattgagttgcttcacatcattaacttcacatatttcagttaattaactttctgcatcttactgaagttggcacaaatccataacagcagtgcatttggaagaattccataatcttataattagatataaagtcaattttcttgtatacacgcctttagcagtcgatattgagtagcttcttcttttcactaactttacatatttaagatgattaactttcttcatcttactgaagtttgcataaagccataacgacagtgcacttagaagatttccaaaatcttatatttagatataaagtcgattttcttgcatattcagatttagcaatcgatattgagatgattctaatcattagcttcacatatttaagttaattaacttccttcatcttaccgaagttgacataaagctataacggcagtgcattttagaggaaccaaaatcttatatttagatataaagccgattttcttgtatatacgcatttagcggtcgatattgagtagcttttctattcaataattctacatatttaagatgattaactttcttcatcctactgaagttcacattaagccataacggcagggcatttggaagaattcaaaaatcttatatttatgtataatgtcgattttcttgtatattcgtatttagcgatcgatattgagttgcttcaaatcattaactcacATATTtcagataattaactttctgtatcttactgaagtttgcacaaatccaaaacagcagtgcatttggaagaatttcataaccttatatttagatataaagtcgattttcttgtatatacgcatttaccagtcgatattgagtagcctctattcattaactttacatattaagttaattaaccttttacatcttactgaagttgacataaagctataactgcggtgcacttggaaaaattccataatcttatatttagatataaattcgattttcttgtatatacgcattaagcagtcgatattgagtagcttctgaacattaactttacatatttaagattattaacttttttcatcttactgaaaatgacataaagccaaacctgcagtgcatttggaagatttccaaaatcttatatttatgtataaagtcgattttcctgtatattcgtatatagcaatcgatattgagttgcttcaaatcattaacttcacatatttcagttaattaactttctgaattttactgaagttggcacaaaaccataacagcagtgcatttggaagaattcaaaaatcttatatttacataggtataaattcgattttattgtataaacacttttagcaatcgatatggtgttgctttaaatcattaacttcacatattttagataagaaaccttcttcatctaattgAAGTTGACGAaaatccataacggcattgcatttttaagaattctaaaatcttatattaaagtataatatcgattttcttgtatatacgcatttagcaatcgattttgcatggcttaaaatcaataacttcacatttttaagttaattaactttcttcatctgactgaagtagacataaatccataacggcagtgcatttggaagaattataaaatcttatattaaagtttaaagtcgattttcttgtatatatgcattaagcaatcgattttgcatggcttaaaatcaataacttcacaattttaagttaattaactttcttcatcttactgaagtagacataaatccataacggcagtgcatttggaagaattataaaatcttatattaaagtctaaagtcgattttcttgtatatatgcattaagcaatcgattttgcatggcttaaaatcaataacttcacaattttaagttaattaactttcttcatcttactgaagtagacataaatccataacggcagtgcatttggaagaattataaaatcttatatttaggtataaaatcgattttcttttttatacgcatttagcaatcgatatcgtcaattcgattttcttgtatattcacatttagcaatcgatactgagatgcttcaaatcacttcacatatctaagttaactaaccttcttcattttactgaagttgtcataaagccataacggcagtgcatttgcgaaAATTCCGTAATATTATACTTAGATATGAAAActggattttcttgtatatacgtatattgcattcgatattgagtagcttctaatcatcagcttcacatttttaagttaattaactttcttcatcttactgaagtagacataaatccataacggcagtgcatttggaagaattataaaatcttatattaaagtttaaagtcgattttcttgtatatatgcattaagcaatcgattttgcatggcttaaaatcaataacttcacatttttaagttaattaactttcttcatcttactgaagtagacataaatccataacggcagtgcatttggaagaattctaaaatcttatatttagatacaaagtcgattttcttgtatatacgcatttagcaatcgatatttagttgcttcaaatcattaacttaaaatatttaaattaactaactttctacatcttactgaagctgacataaagccataacgcatttggaagaattccataaccttatatttagatataaattcgattttcttgtatacacacatctagcgatcgatattgtgtagctcctgaacattaacttcacatatttaagataactaactttcttcatcttaccgaagttgacataaagcagcAACTGAGACATAAAAGTGGTATTTTTAtatcgaaaattatatttttatatattatattctcGATGATAGCTTATGAATTCTAcgattttctcatatttttgtaaagctAGAACAatgtagataatttttgaaaaaaaaaaacaatgttatAGGAGAATCAAACAAATTGGAAACTAGAGAAAACCAACAAACATTAAAGGAAAAATAGTTTACTGCCAATCTCAGTTCGCCAATGGGAAGGAGAGTGGCGCTATTGAATTTTTAGGGATTAAAAACGGGAATGTTGTACGTAATAAAAAGGTCTATAACTTTTGTGTATAGACTTTTTTCATATAAccttaatgtttatgtaaaacCTTCAAATAACCAAGCTTTTGGGTTACTTAATTTTATCttgtgcaaaaaattatttcaatttcccACTTGATTTTGTGTAAGTTCACCTACTAATGTCTTAAATACACTGTACTTTTCgattaaaatacttatttttacttCTTAAATTATCGTAATAtcggaaaaaatttcagaaattcagttaatttttactttttttattgacaacatatcaaacaaaaatctaattttcataccaaattttcagatttttaaaaGCCACTCTGGTTACTATGATAAATTTGCTCAGCAAATGGAAAAGCAGCCGCAAAACGATTCAAAACTGCTTCTCTTTACTGCTGCTTCTACGAAATAATAATTAGTTGAATTTCTTTCGTTGTTCATCATTTACAAAGGTTTTTGCAGTAGTCTAATTGGATTATTGCAGCCTGTGGAGGCAAAAGTACTACAATCAGCAATGATATATTGATTAACAGCCAACTCTCCGCTCGCACACACATATCGTTGTTATCTTTGAGCAAACTAATCAATGTTTCTTATGAAATGCATTAAAGTTCCAAATTAGTATCTAATTTCTATGCGAGTGCTACaaggcgtatgagtgatatttcATGCATTAGTCCAAGAGTTTACTGATTACATTAGAGCTGCTTTATGCGTTTGAACACTTGTAATTGCGACTCTTGCACTTTTCTATATTCACTCGAGAATGTATGCCGTTATAACTAAAgatgaaaatcaaatttcaatttatccCTCGAATCTGGCTCATATTGCTAATGTTTGATTATTCTACGAAAATCAAAAGCATTGAACGGCTTCATTGGCAACAGGcgattaataattttcaattaacgcAGGTTGCAACGTTTTcataataacataaaattaattattaattaaataaaaaatacgctaatttaattcaattaatgtaataaattaaactaaaataaattaatattaaaaaaaaaataaaattaatttaattaattaagattaaattaaaattaattaattaattaaagcaaatttaaaataaagtagaATAAAGACAGAAATTAAGttcaatttactttaataaaattaaataaaattagtaaaataatacataatatcatttatttctctctaattaatataaacataattataattgtaagtgtaatattaattttaaatcgaaaaaatacttaatttaaatAGTGGTAATtagaaactttaaacgcaaatatctcgaaaactattggTTTCCTGTTGCTATAaccatacatatagtatattcttAATATggagaacctcctctatccgtaccatacccattttattcccgaaaacCTGGACGGTATTTTAAAGCCgatccaaattaaaatttcagcaatttagataattaaaaattaattttaagaaattgttaTAGACAAACCTACCTaacaagaaagaaattaaatttaaatataaattaatttgaaaaaattaattaaaaattagaaaactccagaaactcattaaaaaataatgttagaTAGCCCTaccaaaatagaaaaaaattaataattttaaaaattactgtataaaaatttaattaattaatagtttTAGAAAGtcccagaaaaaataaaataatttgaaaactaaaaaataattttaaacagtcatttagaaaaaaaaaatttaaattaataaagaaaatagtaaataattttaaaaattaattttttgtttggtttggtAGGTTTGCCTATAACaatccttttaaattttaaaaattcaaaaaattaataaattattcattttttttttctttagtttcGTAGGACTGTCAGTTTTGAAATGTACCACAATTTCCACTTGGAATTAATTTTCTGAATAAATTATCATGACTCACGCTTAAAACTTGCTTCGCAGGTGCAATAAACGACGCACTTTTACTTGTGACAGCACAAAGATAAATTACTCCAATTAATGctacatttaaaatttcattaataacaCAAAACCACACAAACGCGCAGATATACACATCCACAAATACGTAcgcataaaaaaattgcaaatcgactcactcatacatatttacaatacacatacatatacaatatatataaacGACAGCAATTGCAGTACtctaaattgaatatttatgaatgaATTACTATTTGTATGAACGAGTGTATGTAATATATAGAGTGTGTGCGAATGTGTGcgttgtataaaaaattaaatggcaaATGAGCAGCGTTGAGTAAATAATTAAGTGAATAATGAGCGAAATGAGTTGAACTTCTGAAGAGTGTATAAAGGAGTAGCTGGTGGCTGGTGACGGCGGTGTCTCTGGCTGTCAAATTGCGGAAATGAAGAGGACAGCGCAGCCACACGGCCGCTACACTTTTCACCTCTCCAGCGGCAATGGCTTTATAGTAAGCACGTTAAGGTTGCTGCTGGTAGACAATTACTTTTTGTACGCGCTATGAAAGACGCTGAATTTGCTTGTCTACCGATACTGTGATCCACAATATTTCATTACTCATTTTCTACCTCCAACTTTTATTCGgttacttttttgttgcttttctgAATAAATAGAAAGCATATAAAGATGGGGAGAAACCAAAGAGATGACGGAGTTTGTGTTAGTCGAAGTTAAATGAAGTCATACTACTGATAGTTCTaaccataaatttatttatttttttagaacatTATTTGATCGTAAAAGAGCTATATATACATGGACCTATTCGATTTCTAACTTATTCAATGTTTAATTCATGCTTCATTGAAATTGAGTTATTTGAGACAATTATCTCCACCCACTCTGAAACCAGAACGAAAGCTGGAGCGCCAGCAAATTATTGCATGGGAGAAGTTTCGAAGAATCAGACATTAATATAAGTGTAATGACTCTACATAGAAAAGCTCCGTTTGTCcttttaatatagaaaaaactaCGAATCGAGCGTTCTACGACTGACTACAAAGCGATTTGTTAACGCGCTTCGGACTATATTTGTCATATCAGATTTGAGAGGTCATCAAGCAGTATCAGAAAAGTCTCATTCTCTCCTTTCTCTTTATGCCATTTACATATCCTCTATCACCCTAtttatttctctctctcttttacACTCTATTTTTCTCTCCCACTCTCCTTTTCTCTCTCGCTCTCCTTTCATCTCTCTCTATATCTCACTCTCTTTCTCTCGCTCTGTGCAGTCTACTTTTACATAAATGAACTTTTCATAACAAAATCGAGATCTTAAATCTTCACCATACAGTAAACGGATATTTTTATTCTGATATATCTCCTTATAGATCTCTTTCTCGCTCTTTCACCTCTCTCTTTGTCTCTTTCCACTCTTCAATCTCCTCTTCTACTCTTTACTGTCTCTTATCTCCCTCACTCTCAcacttctctctctctcttaccTTTCTTCCTCTCGCTTACTTTCTCTCTATGCAAAATTAGAGGCACCACAGATAGAAAATAGAGCTCCTGAAGCTAGTCAAATAGCAGCCTTCTTATGTACTCTATAAAAATCCtctcaaaatctaaaaatatggGCTCAAATACGATAATTAGTAACAGACTCAAGAAAGATCGAAGGCCAGAACGCCATCCCAGACCCTTTCCTGCTTTAGAGCGTAGAAATTTATGTTGAGCTCATCATAATCACAAAAAGACCCGACTTAAGGTCGGAGAATATAACTGCATATCGGAATAAAGCCTCCACATCTGCCAAACACACCAAGCTCTTCTGTTTATTATTAAGCTATCGTTTTAATTACATAATCATTAAATAATACTAGAATCTTCTCATTATAGTTACAAAAAAGGAGTAATATGCTACCTCTATATTGTTCATTTAAaaccatttttccaaaaatcaaataattcaattaaattattttccttcTCTTCCCACCAGATGCGCACACAAGGATGAATTTGGCACGCAACGTGTCTACAAGAAGACTTCACCAAATTGTGTGCTCACACTCTACTTACCTTCGCGAGAGATCACACTTTCCGGCAATAATCCAGCTATATTGCGAGGCATTATTTATGTGGATCCAAAGGCGATACAAGGTTACAGGGTTTATGCACAATTAACGTTGACTTTCCGGTAAGCATTGAAAAGTTATAGATAGGAAGATGAGAGAGTGCGAAGAGTGAGAGAGAAAGGAGTGagattgaaaagatataaagGGAGAGGAGAGAGAGCGAGGAAGAGAGCGCTTAGGAAATATATAAGAGGAGAACGATCCGTTTACTATATGATGAGGACTTATGATTTCTGTGCTATCTTTTGTTCTTATAATTTGTTAAGTCTTTGCTATTATGAATAGTGGACGCATATATCGACGAATATGTATGGTACTTCTAAAAGAGCCTTAACAGAAGTAAAAAGTTTTGATTCATGATTTACTAAATCTTATAGAATGCACATAGCACTGTTAGGTGACAAGTCGAAAGACAGCAACAAATCCTTATACGATAACTATTTTCTCTCATCCAAAGCCAACACTTTTTAGCTTGACAAACTTACTTATTTCACCAAGATCTTAAGTGTTTACGCTCTTCGAAAAAGTGCGAGTTGGGGATCTTTTTTATGAATGCTTCGAATATTTAGTTTTTCCTTCGCTCGATTGGATTCGTGAGATTCTATACAAAACCAACGtgcatttcaaaatatttaatattttcattacttgaaATACTGAGTAGATAATTGCTCATAAACGGAATCGAACGATTTCGGAGACCCAAAAAAAAAGTGGTATTACAATATCACCAGATCCAAGCCGAAATCTGCAACGCTTTTCAGGACCGTCCATACATCAACATCGCGAGATCCAAGCTAAATACTTTCAAGGTCCTTCCGTGCATCAGAACTTACTTTAATTACTTTGAGATTTATTAAGGTCTAGATTGTAGAATTTTATCACCTATTTTTTTGATACCTTCGCTGAGGACTTAACAGTTCCTTTGAGCTAACTTAAGagtttcgtaaaattttctgTTCGTTACTTTCCTTATTATTGCAAGGCGTTTGCTGTACAGTTGTTACCACAGATTTCCTTTCCTCTTCCATTCATATCCGTTTGTTTTCATCTCTTATACTTTCTACAGTCGCCTCAAACTCTGACGTCACGTTAGCAcactttcttatacatatacgCGCCAGCATCTCTTTTCAATCACGTCGTCCAAGTGTTAGCTAGTAATAGTAGCTCCACATTTGCAAGTCaaatcataatttatttttttctatctcATTCTTCTTCCATTTTACAGTTACGGCCGCGAGGATGAGGAGGTGATGGGTTTGCGTTTCTGCAATGAGGCTATTATGTCGCTACATCAAGTCTGGCCAAGGAATGAGGAGCCGGCGCGTGAGTCACTCAGTCCACTGCAGGTGAGTTCAACACACTTACACACAGGCTTGCTGCTTATGTTTCACTTTATCAAATGCATAGTTGATTTCAATTAGTCTTAGCTTTCACATTCAGTAAACAaagtaatttgtatttaatttgcgGTTCAATTTGCGTTCGAATGAAAAGAAGGATTTGTGGTTGTCTAC from Bactrocera tryoni isolate S06 unplaced genomic scaffold, CSIRO_BtryS06_freeze2 ctg7180000341352_QRY, whole genome shotgun sequence encodes:
- the LOC120779377 gene encoding arrestin, lateral eye-like, coding for CAHKDEFGTQRVYKKTSPNCVLTLYLPSREITLSGNNPAILRGIIYVDPKAIQGYRVYAQLTLTFRYGREDEEVMGLRFCNEAIMSLHQVWPRNEEPARESLSPLQ